The following are encoded in a window of Pseudomonas multiresinivorans genomic DNA:
- a CDS encoding WavE lipopolysaccharide synthesis family protein, with protein sequence MSITSRQLTVLLQGPLSDRGVDIAGRAIESVRRCLPEAQVVLSTTDLGHRSAYDGVVFVADGSASHFDDVNGNVNNVNKLISTMTNGLKLVERDYCLKLRTDHVMHSDAVLSRMGNGADAELFDERIGVSNLFLRNPCKVPYLFHLTDTVQFGRTQDLRKLWDVSQLSESFVLRAAGPRTNPLGTFQGYTSFRLLPEQALFLHFAQRNGLDLDLEHISHTSFRLFSAWEDLLVDNFELHDWQNLGIEPPGRFLSAPYIPGSVMTEEDQQVLRTQRSSLQKALRYSDLLINKYLLCWFRPRWLVSVASLLLFSLSSGAARAVRDFYRRVNGAGRA encoded by the coding sequence ATGAGTATCACCTCCCGGCAACTGACCGTTCTGCTCCAGGGGCCGTTGTCCGACCGCGGGGTGGATATTGCTGGGCGCGCCATCGAGTCGGTGCGCCGTTGCCTGCCCGAAGCACAGGTCGTGTTGTCGACGACCGATCTGGGCCATCGGTCGGCCTACGACGGCGTAGTGTTCGTTGCTGATGGCTCTGCTTCGCACTTCGATGATGTCAATGGCAACGTCAATAACGTCAACAAGCTGATCTCGACCATGACCAATGGTCTGAAGCTGGTCGAGCGCGACTATTGCCTGAAGTTGCGAACGGACCATGTGATGCATAGCGACGCTGTGCTGTCGCGCATGGGGAATGGAGCCGACGCTGAGTTGTTCGACGAGCGCATCGGGGTTTCCAACCTTTTCCTGCGCAACCCCTGCAAGGTGCCCTACCTGTTCCATCTGACCGACACCGTACAGTTCGGGCGCACGCAGGATCTTCGCAAACTCTGGGATGTCAGCCAGCTGTCGGAGAGTTTCGTTCTCAGAGCGGCGGGGCCGCGGACCAACCCGCTAGGGACATTCCAGGGCTACACCTCTTTCCGACTCTTGCCGGAACAGGCGCTGTTTCTGCACTTTGCCCAGCGCAATGGCCTCGATCTCGATCTGGAGCATATCTCCCATACCAGCTTCCGGTTGTTCAGCGCCTGGGAAGATCTGCTGGTGGACAATTTCGAGCTCCACGACTGGCAGAACCTCGGCATCGAACCACCTGGCCGCTTTCTCAGCGCCCCCTACATTCCAGGCTCGGTGATGACTGAAGAGGACCAGCAGGTGTTGCGCACGCAACGCTCCTCGCTGCAGAAGGCGCTTCGTTACTCGGACCTGCTGATCAACAAGTATCTTCTGTGCTGGTTTCGTCCGCGCTGGCTGGTATCGGTTGCGTCGCTCCTGCTTTTTTCGCTTTCGTCCGGAGCGGCGCGTGCGGTCAGGGACTTCTATCGCCGCGTGAATGGTGCGGGGCGGGCGTGA
- a CDS encoding glycosyltransferase gives MKVLHFYKTFGLEQYGGVEMFIRHLTHATAIQGCQNTVLSLAKEPMKPVTTSSFRLVQARQDLHIASTGFSWSSLGAFARLAEQADVIHYHFPWPFMDLVHLLKGLGKPSVVTYHSDIVRQKVLLQLYRPLMRAFLGRVDSIAATSPNYLESSSVLKRYEDKACAIPIGLEQDLYPRPDVTEVARLHRQFGERFFLFVGVLRYYKGLHYLLEAMRSAPWPLLIVGAGPMEQELMQMAKEQGLQNVHFLGQVSEQAKIDLMWACYSVIFPSHLRSEAFGIGLLEGAMMGKPLICSEIGTGTSFINQHEETGIVVPPADAAALRHAMQTLWDDPALAERYGRAARERFLSTFTARGMGEAYSQLYTRVAG, from the coding sequence ATGAAGGTCCTGCATTTCTACAAGACCTTCGGTCTCGAACAATACGGCGGTGTCGAAATGTTCATTCGACACCTGACCCACGCCACCGCGATCCAGGGCTGCCAGAATACTGTGCTGTCGCTCGCGAAAGAGCCGATGAAGCCGGTTACAACATCCAGTTTCCGTCTGGTCCAGGCCAGGCAGGATCTGCATATCGCGTCGACTGGATTTTCCTGGTCCTCGCTGGGCGCGTTTGCGCGCCTGGCTGAGCAGGCCGATGTCATTCACTACCATTTCCCATGGCCTTTCATGGATCTCGTCCACCTCCTCAAGGGGCTGGGCAAGCCGAGCGTGGTGACCTACCACTCCGACATCGTCCGGCAGAAGGTGCTGTTGCAGCTCTATCGTCCGCTGATGCGGGCCTTCCTGGGGCGGGTGGATTCGATTGCGGCCACCAGCCCTAATTACCTGGAGAGCTCCTCCGTTCTGAAGCGCTACGAGGACAAGGCCTGTGCGATTCCCATCGGACTGGAGCAGGACCTTTATCCACGCCCGGACGTCACCGAGGTCGCTCGATTGCACCGCCAGTTCGGCGAGCGCTTTTTCCTCTTCGTGGGCGTGCTGCGCTACTACAAGGGCCTGCACTACCTGCTCGAAGCGATGAGGTCAGCTCCCTGGCCACTGCTGATCGTCGGTGCCGGACCGATGGAGCAGGAACTCATGCAGATGGCCAAAGAGCAAGGTCTGCAAAACGTGCATTTCCTGGGGCAGGTCAGCGAGCAGGCGAAGATCGACTTGATGTGGGCCTGCTACAGCGTGATCTTCCCCTCGCACCTGCGCTCCGAAGCTTTTGGCATCGGCTTGCTCGAAGGCGCGATGATGGGCAAACCGCTGATTTGCAGCGAGATCGGTACCGGAACCAGCTTCATCAATCAGCATGAGGAAACTGGAATCGTCGTGCCGCCAGCGGATGCCGCCGCATTGCGCCATGCCATGCAAACGCTGTGGGACGACCCTGCTCTAGCGGAGCGCTATGGACGTGCCGCACGGGAACGGTTCCTGAGCACCTTCACCGCCAGGGGGATGGGGGAGGCTTATAGCCAGCTCTATACCCGGGTGGCTGGCTGA
- a CDS encoding GMC oxidoreductase has product MFVDTLIIGNGFAGRAVASELDGDVLIVERGEKFNIFERRQAFDQRLKREGVDRHFAKIRDAYASALPFNKPEKIGKDCWSEYILVDGGCSNHWGGLSFRLSENVFADRAGVFAWPFSMAEMKPFYDKAEGLLRICADPQDPDGRNARAAIKGVSKWRKELEPYFPAAYIGAQSHNLTGDNSNGQGSCMGAGDCELCPMDAKTRSLHLRTDTRVLNGVMVDSLRFENGKAVEALCTTESGPLSIGFNRLVVAAHGVESMKLLLRSNLPESTPAHLMGHHYQDHAIAQVTCILPGSTLPYHELSTAAQIVIPELSGELEGVEYTTLGLMTPVGDWALSNAIDLEKINQWELEGAIRGVGSTLALFILLEIPPEWDVAIGYKDGKISLDSSAYHRKKGVYDRVVEEIYTKIAAAGAIPLKSGETRHYNNWFGTHHLVGTLGMGNGPRTVVDPEFKLRGADNVYVVGSAVFPRCGSRNPTVTVVALSLMLADKLNGKV; this is encoded by the coding sequence ATGTTTGTCGATACCCTGATCATCGGTAATGGTTTCGCTGGCCGCGCAGTTGCCAGCGAACTGGATGGCGACGTGCTGATTGTCGAGCGCGGCGAGAAGTTCAATATTTTCGAACGGCGCCAGGCCTTCGATCAGCGTTTGAAGCGGGAGGGGGTTGATCGCCATTTCGCCAAGATTCGTGATGCGTATGCCTCGGCCCTTCCGTTCAACAAGCCCGAAAAGATCGGCAAGGACTGTTGGTCGGAGTACATCCTGGTCGATGGAGGCTGCTCGAATCACTGGGGTGGCTTGAGCTTCCGGCTCAGCGAGAACGTCTTTGCCGACCGCGCAGGTGTTTTCGCCTGGCCGTTCAGCATGGCTGAGATGAAACCCTTCTATGACAAGGCCGAGGGACTGCTGCGCATCTGCGCCGACCCGCAGGACCCCGACGGGCGTAATGCACGTGCGGCCATCAAGGGCGTCAGCAAATGGCGGAAGGAACTCGAACCGTACTTCCCCGCCGCCTACATCGGCGCTCAGTCGCACAACCTCACCGGAGATAACTCCAATGGCCAGGGTTCCTGCATGGGGGCCGGGGATTGCGAGCTTTGTCCGATGGACGCCAAGACTCGGTCCCTGCATCTGCGCACCGATACCCGTGTACTCAATGGGGTAATGGTCGACTCCCTGCGCTTCGAGAATGGCAAGGCTGTGGAGGCGTTGTGCACGACGGAGTCGGGGCCGCTCAGCATCGGCTTCAATCGCTTGGTCGTGGCTGCCCATGGTGTCGAATCGATGAAGCTGCTGCTGCGCAGCAATTTGCCGGAGAGTACCCCGGCGCATCTGATGGGGCACCACTATCAGGATCACGCGATTGCCCAGGTCACCTGCATCCTGCCGGGGTCGACATTGCCTTACCACGAGCTCAGCACGGCTGCGCAGATTGTCATTCCGGAGTTGTCGGGCGAGCTTGAGGGGGTCGAGTACACCACCTTGGGGTTGATGACACCGGTAGGTGATTGGGCCCTGAGCAATGCGATTGATCTGGAAAAGATCAACCAATGGGAGCTGGAGGGAGCCATTCGTGGTGTCGGATCGACGCTGGCGCTCTTCATCCTGCTGGAAATTCCGCCGGAGTGGGATGTCGCCATTGGTTACAAGGACGGCAAGATCTCGCTCGATAGCTCGGCCTATCACCGCAAGAAGGGCGTGTATGACCGGGTCGTGGAGGAGATCTATACCAAGATCGCGGCCGCCGGAGCCATCCCGCTCAAGTCGGGGGAGACAAGGCATTACAACAACTGGTTTGGCACCCACCATCTGGTCGGGACGCTCGGCATGGGCAACGGGCCGCGTACCGTGGTCGATCCCGAGTTCAAGTTGCGCGGTGCGGACAATGTGTATGTCGTCGGCTCGGCGGTGTTCCCCCGTTGCGGTTCGCGCAACCCCACGGTCACTGTCGTTGCGCTGAGCTTGATGCTGGCTGACAAGCTCAACGGGAAAGTATGA